From a single Fusarium fujikuroi IMI 58289 draft genome, chromosome FFUJ_chr03 genomic region:
- a CDS encoding probable laccase precursor has translation MGFWKRLTEFLFIHRFTDQTKFSHTYSPVQDLSLVDAFDAESIDGACNSPTNRKCWSTNFDIHTDYEEVIPEGKVRKFLLYVTNERIAPDGYWVDRMLFNGTYPGPTLEGNWGDTFEITVVNKLTNFNGTSIHWHGIRQLNTNWMDGVSGVTECPIPPGENFTYIWRATQYGTSWYHSHFSLQYADGLAGALKINGPTSMNYDVDLGPVLITDNFHKTTFSQVQLEYLGRPPPPDSMLMNGNGKYYCCPSLDKNCKGDSKLTSFHFEPNKTYKMSLVNTAASTHTTFWIDSHKFWVVATDFVPIEPYETDLINIAIGQRYDIIVNATAVKGKNSRNVNFWMHARDCQNGGARSNLGIIRYDATSKSIPWTPPPKEDNICYGCQDEPSKKLKPIVQRNITQHNDDYIKNSFKVHLVGYPNEFKKDSMMHKWVLANSSFYLDWAEPSLSLVKIASEKGWNNPQFPVGYEPVTLDYKNGTWVAFLIEGKFTESIHNSTTKGHRKVYKTQAPVAHPIHVHGHDFVLLDSGTEEFNPKNFTLQLENPPRRDVVLLPVDGYIIIAFQINNPGVWLMHCHIAFHASGGLALQFIESPRVIGPMFKNSGILPTYSETCANWAAYYTMFNKHNNATQEDSGI, from the exons ATGGGTTTCTGGAAGAGACTCACGGAGTTTCTCTTCATTCATCGGTTTACAGACCAAACCAAATTCTCTCATACATACTCCCCTGTCCAAGATCTTTCTCTTGTTGATGCTTTTGATGCTGAGTCTATCGATGGAGCTTGCAACTCGCCTACGAACAGAAAATGTTGGTCAACTAACTTTGACATCCATACTGATTATGAGGAGGTCATTCCAGAAGGCAAAGTTCGAAAG TTTCTTTTATACGTTACTAATGAAAGGATTGCACCTGATGGATACTGGGTTGATCGGATGCTGTTCAATGGAACGTATCCTGGACCGACTCTGGAGGGGAACTGGGGAGATACATTCG AAATCACTGTCGTGAACAAATTGACCAACTTCAATGGCACATCTATCCACTGGCATGGTATCCGCCAACTAAACACCAACTGGATGGACGGCGTATCAGGCGTGACAGAATGCCCAATTCCT CCTGGGGAGAACTTCACTTACATTTGGAGAGCTACACAATATGGAACATCGTGGTATCACA GCCACTTTAGTCTCCAGT ATGCCGACGGGCTAGCTGGTGCTCTCAAGATCAATGGGCCGACTAGCATGAACTACGACGTTGATCTTGGCCCAGTTCTCATAACTGACAACTTTCACAAAACTACATTTTCCCAAGTCCAGCTAGAATATCTAG GCCGCCCTCCACCTCCAGACAGCATGCTCATGAACGGCAATGGAAAATACTACTGCTGTCCCTCTCTAGACAAGAACTGCAAGGGTGACTCCAAACTAACCTCATTCCACTTCGAACCAAACAAGACTTACAAGATGAGCCTTGTCAACACCGCTGCTTCAACGCACACAACCTTCTGGATTGACTCCCATAAGTTCTGGGTCGTGGCCACTGACTTTGTCCCCATTGAGCCGTATGAGACAGACTTGATCAACATAGCCATTGGTCAGCGCTACGACATTATCGTGAACGCAACAGCTGTCAAGGGGAAGAATAGCAGAAACGTCAACTTTTGGATGCACGCTCGCGATTGCCAGAATGGCGGTGCGAGGTCCAATCTTGGCATTATTCGCTATGATGCTACCTCAAAGTCCATCCCTTGGACACCTCCGCCCAAGGAAGATAACATCTGCTACGGATGCCAAGACGAGCCTAGTAAGAAACTCAAGCCCATTGTGCAGCGTAACATCACACAGCACAACGATGACTACATCAAGAACTCGTTCAAAGTACACCTCGTCGGGTATCCCAATGAATTCAAGAAAGACTCCATGATGCACAAATGGGTCCTCGCGAATTCATCCTTCTATCTTGACTGGGCTGAACCAAGTCTAAGTCTCGTCAAGATTGCTTCTGAGAAGGGATGGAATAACCCTCAATTTCCTGTTGGGTATGAACCTGTGACTCTTGACTACAAGAACGGAACGTGGGTTGCTTTTCTCATCGAGGGCAAGTTCACAGAGTCGATTCATAATTCTACGACAAAGGGACATCGCAAGGTGTACAAGACTCAAGCACCTGTTGCGCACCCTATTCATGTGCACGGACATGActttgttcttctcgatTCTGGTACTGAAGAGTTCAATCCGAAGAATTTTACTCTTCAGCTGGAGAACCCGCCTCGTCGGGATGTTGTACTACTACCAGTTGATGGATACATTATCATCGCCTTCCAGA TCAACAACCCTGGTGTTTGGCTCATGCACTGTCAT ATCGCGTTCCACGCATCGGGAGGTCTCGCGCTTCAGTTCATTGAGTCCCCTAGAGTCATTGGACCAATGTTTAAAAattctggcatcttgcctACGTACTCGGAAACATGTGCGAACTGGGCTGCGTATTATACCATGTTTAACAAGCACAATAACGCGACTCAGGAGGATTCTGGTATCTAG
- a CDS encoding related to histidine kinase, with amino-acid sequence MHFFPKADAGLLSSTIDKHSLPPRPKAVGPIFDANNFKVPVEPWTSDADSSFYPPKPDPFGPSSIPQEAHCAPSSKYVRSRLAKNERLRLSMLWYYARDLDNEPELLAGLQEKACLAQESSGWEYAVVGVLDVNVYIRLATVGLQLAILPRGETLCAHTVTQPPGNVFLLPNMLQDWRFRESPYVEHGGLIAYAGVPLRMQHESGECVGLGSLCVASATGRDPLSKTQQLALARLADWIVHDIIQCARARRQRERHRFVELIAAVQQEPDGEDVQEPILRILRQAFPDESISLQSTGTDQSTVQYPATTSDLKHGLWEDDEYIEDFIANSNFDEPPKDRVVRFISAQCETKLGPSVLVVATKDFRRIFDDVDAWFVHTCATMLTQRWQKRLLTEVMRAKEKFLRGVSHQLRTPIHGILGAAELLTEDLRALTVPGSTTLRPGVEAIMKPLAELGKSSIYLDTISTAGRELMSTVNSMITLNRWADIAAAERQYATHGIESLETSLVKALADFTFRDTRTRAPVFFHHNLTSESEGLRIDINLFRDSILPLIVNALQNTTEGVVTVTQSYTQDTKTLVVDVEDTGCGIPPDDQGRIFDLYEKVGEHSTGAGLGLTLATKFSALLHGSIELVSSEVDRGSHFRATFRDIRPSGSTPAETKALQLKHLPLSYRHLPSDPPDAHLSSNLAQYLAQNGFTSSNDSQDCLNIIDYIRDPAEREKYHSILPKGQVAICLVPNSDEQGVTESCTNIVFVDGPFSSSALDSALQKADELLARLRKSTRTSPQPSPAFLEDSKSLLTAPDPTTESDRKSASDEGYGSVAGSSVALRTTEALLNESVAKAVSQIEAATIDLPIRPLIPPATSKPMTLIVDDNAVNLRILEMYCKKRGLPYLSAIDGHQAVELFKKQQTSSPIDLILMDLQMPVCDGISATRQIRALEKTSKAVLFIVTGQDSQMDREAASKAGADNYLVKPVGIRMLDSSLKRYFPDLVTS; translated from the exons ATGCATTTCTTCCCCAAGGCAGACGCTGGGCTCCTCTCCTCAACAATCGACAAACATTCCCTCCCTCCACGTCCAAAGGCAGTCGGCCCCATCTTCGATGCCAACAATTTCAAGGTCCCGGTAGAGCCGTGGACTTCCGACGCCGATTCGTCCTTCTACCCTCCGAAGCCAGATCCGTTCGGTCCGTCGTCGATACCGCAGGAAGCGCATTGCGCGCCGTCTTCGAAATATGTGCGATCGCGTTTGGCGAAGAATGAAAGGCTGAGGCTGTCTATGCTATGGTACTATGCGAGGGATTTAGACAACGAGCCTGAACTCCTCGCGGGTCTGCAGGAGAAGGCCTGTCTTGCTCAAGAGTCGTCGGGCTGGGAgtatgctgttgttggtgtgcTGGATGTCAATGTTTACATTCGTCTGGCCACGGTAGGCCTTCAACTTGCTATTCTTCCCCGTGGTGAAACCCTCTGCGCACATACCGTTACTCAACCACCTGGA AATGTCTTCCTCTTACCAAATATGCTCCAAGACTGGAGGTTCCGCGAATCGCCATACGTCGAACACGGTGGGCTCATCGCATATGCCGGTGTCCCGCTGCGAATGCAACACGAGTCAGGTGAATGCGTCGGACTCGGTTCGCTGTGCGTAGCGTCAGCGACAGGTCGAGATCCCTTATCCAAGACACAGCAGCTTGCACTAGCTCGATTAGCCGACTGGATCGTCCACGATATAATACAATGTGCACGAGCGCGGCGCCAACGAGAACGTCACCGCTTCGTTGAGCTCATCGCAGCAGTCCAACAAGAGCCCGATGGCGAAGACGTCCAAGAGCCGATCCTCCGAATACTCCGACAAGCCTTCCCCGACGAGTCAATCAGTTTGCAGTCTACGGGCACCGATCAATCGACGGTTCAGTACCCCGCAACGACATCAGATTTGAAGCACGGATTGTGGGAGGATGACGAATACATCGAGGATTTCATCGCAAACTCGAATTTCGATGAGCCACCGAAAGATCGAGTCGTACGCTTCATCTCAGCACAATGCGAAACAAAACTCGGTCCGTCGGTCCTCGTCGTCGCGACAAAAGATTTCCGAAGAATATTTGACGATGTCGATGCCTGGTTTGTGCACACCTGCGCTACCATGCTCACCCAGCGATGGCAGAAACGTCTCCTCACGGAAGTCATGCGGGCAAAAGAGAAGTTCCTTCGCGGTGTATCGCATCAGCTCCGAACCCCCATCCACGGTATCCTCGGCGCCGCGGAGCTGTTGACGGAGGATCTAAGGGCATTGACAGTGCCTGGAAGTACGACGTTGCGGCCTGGCGTGGAGGCTATAATGAAGCCGCTTGCTGAGCTGGGCAAGTCGTCCATCTACCTTGATACAATCTCTACCGCAGGCAGAGAACTCATGTCGACTGTCAATAGTATGATCACCCTCAACCGCTGGGCTGATATCGCTGCTGCCGAACGACAATATGCTACGCATGGCATCGAGTCTCTAGAGACGTCACTCGTCAAGGCATTGGCCGACTTTACCTTCAGGGACACACGCACACGAGCCCCCGTCTTCTTCCATCACAACCTCACTTCCGAAAGCGAAGGCCTCCGAATcgacatcaacctcttccgAGACAGTATCCTTCCTCTGATCGTAAACGCTCTACAAAACACGACCGAAGGAGTAGTGACCGTCACACAGTCCTATACACAAGACACAAAGACGCTCGTggtggatgttgaggatacTGGCTGCGGTATTCCTCCTGACGATCAAGGTCGTATTTTTGATCTGTACGAAAAGGTGGGCGAGCACTCGACTGGCGCTGGACTTGGCTTGACCCTCGCGACCAAATTCTCGGCACTACTTCACGGTTCGATCGAATTGGTGTCGTCTGAGGTCGATCGCGGCTCTCACTTCCGCGCAACATTTCGCGACATCCGTCCCTCGGGTTCTACTCCCGCCGAAACAAAAGCCTTGCAGCTCAAGCACTTACCATTGAGTTACCGACATCTTCCATCCGATCCACCCGACGCGCATTTGTCCTCGAACCTAGCGCAATACCTGGCCCAAAACGGCTTTACATCATCAAACGACTCGCAAGATTGTCTCAACATCATTGACTATATACGCGATCCGGCCGAACGAGAGAAATATCATTCAATACTACCGAAGGGACAGGTCGCTATCTGTCTAGTCCCCAACTCGGATGAACAAGGGGTTACCGAATCATGTACcaacatcgtcttcgtcgacGGACCTTTCTCGTCGTCTGCTCTTGACTCGGCACTCCAGAAAGCGGACGAACTACTAGCACGACTACGCAAGTCAACGAGAACATCCCCACAACCATCTCCCGCGTTCCTCGAAGATTCGAAATCCCTCCTAACGGCTCCCGACCCAACGACCGAGAGCGACCGAAAGTCCGCATCAGACGAGGGCTACGGTTCCGTCGCCGGCTCGTCAGTCGCTCTACGAACAACCGAAGCACTGCTGAACGAATCCGTTGCAAAAGCCGTATCCCAAATCGAAGCTGCTACAATTGACCTCCCCATCCGCCCGCTCATTCCCCCGGCCACCTCAAAACCCATGACCCTCATCGTCGACGACAACGCAGTGAACCTGCGCATCCTAGAAATGTACTGCAAGAAGCGCGGTCTTCCCTACCTGAGCGCCATAGACGGGCACCAGGCAGTCGAGCTCTTTAAGAAGCAGCAGACATCCTCACCCATCgacctcatcctcatggATCTCCAGATGCCGGTGTGCGACGGGATTAGCGCTACGCGGCAGATCAGGGCGCTGGAGAAGACGAGCAAGGCGGTGCTGTTTATCGTCACGGGGCAGGATAGCCAGATGGACAGGGAGGCGGCGAGCAAGGCGGGAGCGGATAATTATCTCGTCAAGCCGGTGGGGATACGGATGCTGGATAGTAGTCTTAAGAGGTATTTTCCGGATCTGGTGACGAGCTAG
- a CDS encoding related to beta transducin-like protein, giving the protein MRLIHTKTFQLEEFYGQPPEYAILSHTWGPDEATYQDWQGNLELMKLKKGHQKIRRVCEQARKDGLMYLWCDTNCIDKSSSSEVSEALNAMFSWYKNASVCYVYLSDVSPIDTGAFDPMVQFRQSRWFTRGWTLPELLAPTSVVFFANDWTTIGTRKTLANTISFVTKIDQQYLDCTFYKASIGERMSWLSKRETERVEDIAYCMLGIFDINMQIVYGEGMRAFIRLQEEIIRVSNDQTLFCWAWDERYVPHDWASILSPSPKTFVDSSIYTEWPVHEAKTYTMTNAGLSIRLPIMNTITESVEQWLVLLNARRDSENQQVALLLNRLPGKDRCTRNRTPPCPVPVLTGSTKLREENMFIAGSRERASYQPDFHGYGSYEVLVTLDSGAIPYDSITSCPRLESGTISLQSWDQAGHYGRVLAIQGMQSIKKNEKRASVFIATLVFGIEVTGSKIEWFCKIRGIQESSSAFSNSTLEEAVYEEEQDIRSQLARTGHWRAIFDQEKDTTSDTVRKHEIDLLTSVSLSSGVRISASSMMAVAHLQLAHIVKPAEVAPWDDGHKFRTADGAKDLSRWLSALE; this is encoded by the coding sequence ATGCGTCTCATACACACCAAAACCTTCCAGCTAGAGGAATTCTACGGCCAGCCTCCCGAATATGCCATTTTATCACACACATGGGGTCCCGACGAGGCCACGTACCAAGACTGGCAGGGCAACCTCGAGctcatgaagctcaagaagggcCATCAGAAGATTCGTCGCGTCTGCGAGCAGGCGAGAAAGGATGGCCTCATGTATCTCTGGTGCGACACCAACTGTATCGACAAGAGCAGCAGTTCAGAGGTTTCTGAGGCCCTGAATGCCATGTTTTCCTGGTACAAGAACGCATCGGTTTGTTATGTCTATCTGAGTGACGTGTCGCCCATTGATACGGGCGCTTTTGATCCGATGGTGCAGTTCAGACAGTCGAGGTGGTTTACCAGAGGTTGGACCCTGCCTGAGCTTCTGGCTCCTACGTCGGTGGTGTTCTTTGCGAATGATTGGACGACTATTGGAACGAGAAAGACGCTTGCCAATACGATTTCGTTCGTTACCAAGATTGATCAGCAATATCTCGACTGCACCTTTTACAAAGCCAGTATCGGCGAGCGCATGTCTTGGTTATCCAAACGAGAGACAGAAAGAGTTGAGGATATCGCATACTGCATGCTGGGTATCTTCGACATTAACATGCAGATCGTCTACGGCGAAGGAATGCGGGCGTTTATACGGCTACAAGAAGAGATCATCCGTGTTTCAAACGACCAAACACTTTTCTGCTGGGCCTGGGACGAACGATACGTTCCTCACGACTGGGCCAGCATTCTCTCCCCATCACCAAAGACCTTTGTCGACTCGAGCATCTACACCGAATGGCCTGTCCACGAGGCGAAAACATACACAATGACGAATGCTGGTCTGTCAATCAGGCTGCCCATCATGAACACCATCACCGAATCAGTCGAGCAATGGCTTGTTCTACTCAACGCCAGACGAGACTCAGAGAACCAACAAGTCGCGCTGCTGCTGAACCGCCTACCAGGCAAGGACCGCTGCACTCGCAACCGAACACCACCTTGTCCAGTGCCGGTCCTGACAGGATCTACAAAACTTCGGGAAGAAAACATGTTCATCGCTGGAAGTCGAGAGCGCGCCTCATACCAGCCCGACTTCCACGGCTACGGCAGCTACGAAGTTCTAGTTACTCTCGACAGCGGCGCTATTCCCTACGACAGCATAACGTCCTGCCCCCGCCTCGAATCCGGAACCATCAGTCTCCAATCATGGGATCAAGCAGGCCACTACGGCCGCGTCCTCGCCATCCAGGGCATGCAAAGCATAAAAAAGAACGAGAAGCGCGCCTCAGTCTTCATTGCCACCCTCGTCTTTGGCATAGAAGTCACCGGTTCGAAAATCGAATGGTTCTGCAAAATCCGGGGCATACAAGAATCGTCCTCCGCCTTCAGCAACAGTACCCTCGAGGAAGCAGTGTACGAAGAGGAGCAGGATATTCGCTCTCAACTTGCGAGAACAGGGCATTGGAGGGCTATCTTTgatcaagagaaggataCAACGTCGGATACTGTGAGAAAGCACGAGATTGATCTGTTGACGTCGGTGTCGTTGAGTTCGGGGGTGAGGATATCGGCGTCTTCGATGATGGCGGTTGCTCATCTGCAGTTGGCCCATATTGTTAAGCCGGCCGAGGTTGCGCCTTGGGATGATgggcataagtttaggactGCGGATGGAGCGAAGGATTTGTCAAGATGGTTAAGTGCCTTGGAATAA
- a CDS encoding related to ROT2-glucosidase II, catalytic subunit, whose translation MATPTDPLNFIPADIFFPTVPNFTKPSEVLTVESSTSTSPSDPLRYAAHITLKGEPNTHCLVQFASPQIWRVRYNPKYTAVSDYDDFNSRTIVEDKFSSLVDDLQQEYRDSEAWNSYPAKEGWFWKTSFEQKAPDHWVLTTVEYETSESTGVPNTALHFFASPFRIVATRKLKPLDADPAFLKTVGIDTVSEYEEIIWQTTEETFSYQGNPSIDAVNNVVLNIKKPGPAAYLGFGEQGGRTVIKKPTYLNFFCYDNFNYSKVYGLGALDTREPLYHSTPFFLEMNGTPDRKNVTGVMVDNYSQVAIDLGKNDSHTISIATRFNTFDAWILTADDVPRMIWQYTSIVGRPKLKPRFILGHHQACYGYSNEGTVNNVVQRYRDSDIPLDGMHLDDKYRTFTSSNYGFPNLGSFLNGLKAKGVKSCTNITPILTIRPSDQGPYTALDSFWDVNDKKNPETNLLVADKRYLDGLPNNQPLCWRYDGGLQNLDPNNVNQRERFADYIGAPEYRDDYNFSENYNSGYPFHGGVSYGTNLGTPGFYPDLNRKAARKKWGEQYQYLFDNGLEFVWQDMTTPAAAKCYGDSLGFPSRLLMTDDSYTNPPKTKTAIELWSLYSYNLHKATYHGLNNLKGRENKRNFIIGRGSQTGMHRYAGLWTGDNGSSWDFFRISVAQVLALGYSGLSIAGVDMGGFTADPANTLPNPRWCDPELLIRWYVGAFLLPWYRNHYLQHPEASSGGCKAFQEPWAYDDILHNFPGPLPPDQAALYRSVVPVCRYYVQLRYSLLQVLYDYMFANLINGLPVARAMLVTDPFDTSLFNSNQGFIDNQYLLGHNILVCPQVEEKAGRRDVYLPNSDKWYPSNLRVNNQGFGPDPILKHAAVLQKPAPGGKIVDYDCHIPDAVAHPEQVAYVTPVYIRGGAIIPQLDVRQWVKEGDLNPPTIHVYPGGKPKETTSYSMYLDDGVSRDSAPIDLPQHKYKDASLYAKAKGFYREAKITQENTGTNRKITIRHQWDGYDPKATVGDAYNFAIWTVQATAPPESQISVDFEDENGMTVIDSGLTSTYIAGRGVLTVSVPVHLVPSLKTPQNYTQGSFADRYLSVNVTGLP comes from the exons atggctactCCCACGGACCCCCTCAACTTCATTCCCGCAGACATATTCTTTCCCACCGTCCCAAACTTCACCAAACCCTCTGAGGTTCTCACCGTTGAATCATCTACCTCAACATCCCCCAGCGATCCTCTCCGCTATGCTGCACACATCACTCTAAAGGGTGAGCCCAACACTCACTGTCTAGTCCAGTTTGCATCGCCGCAGATCTGGAGAGTCAGATACAATCCAAAGTACACTGCTGTATCGGATTATGATGATTTCAACTC GCGTACTATCGTTGAAGATAAATTTTCGAGCTTAGTAGATGATCTACAGCAAGAGTATAGAGACTCTGAGGCCTGGAACTCGTATCCTGCTAAGGAGGGATGGTTTTGGAAGACGTCTTTTGAGCAGAAGGCCCCAGATCACTGGGTCCTCACA ACCGTCGAGTACGAGACCAGTGAATCCACTGGTGTTCCAAACACAGCTCTTCACTTCTTCGCATCCCCATTCCGCATCGTC GCGACGAGAAAACTCAAGCCTCTCGATGCAGACCCAGCGTTCTTGAAGACCGTTGGTATCGACACTGTGTCTGAGTACGAGGAGATCATCTGGCAGACTACAGAGGAGACTTTCTCTTATCAAGGTAATCCTAGCATCGATGCTGTGAACAATGTCgttctcaacatcaagaagcctGGTCCAGCAGCgtatcttggctttggagaGCAGGGTGGACGGACTGTTATCAAGAAGCCTACTtatctcaacttcttct GTTATGACAACTTCAACTACTCTAAAGTCTATGGCCTTGGAGCCCTGGATACTCGAGAGCCGCT GTACCACTCTACACCTTTCTTTCTGGAGATGAATGGCACTCCGGATCGAAAGAATGTCACTGGTGTCATGGTGGATAACTATTCCCAAGTTGCTATCGACCTTGGAAAGAATGATTCGCATACTATCAGTATTGCTACACGGTTCAACACCTTCGATGCATGGATTCTAACGGCCGACGATGTGCCAAGGATGATTTG GCAATACACCTCCATTGTCGGACGACCTAAGCTCAAGCCTCGTTTCATCCTtggacatcatcaagcat GCTACGGTTACTCCAACGAAGGCACAGTGAACAACGTAGTACAGCGATACAGAGACTCCGATATCCCATTGGACGGGATGCATCTCGAC GATAAATACCGTACCTTCACCAGCAGCAACTATGGCTTCCCCAACCTGGGATCTTTCCTGAATGGTCTGAAGGCAAAGGGCGTAAAGAGCTGCACCAACATCACCCCCATTCTCACCATTCGTCCCTCGGATCAAGGTCCCTACACAGCACTCGATAGCTTCTGGGATGTGAATGATAAGAAGAACCCAGAGACCAA TCTTCTGGTCGCTGATAAGCGATACCTGGATGGTCTGCCCAACAACCAACCTCTTTGCTGGCGCTACGACGGCGGTCTGCAGAACCTGGACCCAAACAACGTTAACCAACGTGAAAGGTTTGCAGACTATATCGGCGCTCCTGAATATAGGGATGACTACAACTTTTCCGAGAATTATAACAGTGGATATCCATTTCACGGCGGTGTCAGCTATGGCACCAACCTCGGCACT CCCGGATTCTATCCTGATCTGAACAGGAAAGCTGCGAGGAAGAAGTGGGGTGAGCAGTATCAGTATCTCTTCGACAACGGTCTCGAATTCGTCTGGCAAG ACATGACAACTCCGGCCGCCGCAAAATGCTACGGCGATTCTCTCGG TTTCCCTTCCCGTCTGCTCATGACAGACGACAGCTACACCAATCCCCCCAAGACCAAAACCGCCATCGAGCTCTGGAGCTTATACTCGTACAATCTCCACAAAGCAACATACCACGGCCTCAACAATCTCAAAGGCCGCGAGAACAAGCgcaacttcatcatcggccGCGGAAGCCAGACCGGCATGCACCGCTACGCTGGGCTGTGGACCGGCGACAACGGTAGCTCGTGGGACTTTTTCAGAATCTCTGTTGCGCAGGTTCTTGCGCTGGGGTACAGCGGTTTGAGTATTGCGGGTGTTGATATGGGTGGTTTTACGGCGGATCCGGCTAACACGCTGCCGAATCCGAGGTGGTGCGATCCTGAGTTGTTGATTAGGTGGTATGTGGGGGCGTTCTTGCTGCCGTGGTATAGGAATCACTACTTACAGCATCCTGAGGCGAGTTCCGGGGGCTGTAAAGCTTTTCAG GAACCCTGGGCTTACGATGACATCCTGCATAACTTCCCTGGTCCTCTTCCACCTGACCAGGCTGCGTTGTATCGTTCCGTTGTGCCTGTTTGTAGGTACTATGTGCAGCTTAGATACTCCCTCCTTCAGGTTCTGTACGACTACATGTTTGCCAACCTGATCAACGGTCTGCCAGTTGCACGTGCAATG CTCGTTACCGACCCCTTTGACACCAGCCTCTTCAACTCAAACCAAGGATTTATCGACAATCAGTACCTTCTGGGCCATAATATCCTGGTCTGTCCTCAGGTTGAGGAAAAGGCAGGACGTCGCGATGTCTATCTTCCAAACTCCGACAAGTGGTATCCATCCAATCTCCGTGTTAACAACCAAGGATTTGGACCGGATCCAATTCTCAAACATGCTGCTGTGTTGCAGAAACCAGCCCCAGGTGGCAAGATCGTGGACTATGATTGCCATATTCCTGATGCCGTTGCGCATCCGGAGCAGGTCGCTTACGTGACTCCTGTGTACATACGAGGGG GTGCTATCATTCCTCAGCTTGATGTTCGTCAGTGGGTCAAGGAGGGCGATCTGAACCCGCCTACCATTCATGTATACCCAGGTGGAAAGCCTAAAGAGACTACT TCATACTCGATGTATCTTGACGATGGTGTCAGCCGCGACAGTGCACCCATCGACCTGCCCCAGCACAAGTATAAAGATGCATCACTGTACGCCAAAGCAAAGGGCTTTTACCGCGAAGCCAAAATCACCCAG GAAAACACTGGGACAAACCGCAAAATCACCATTCGGCACCAATGGGATGGCTACGACCCCAAAGCAACCGTCGGCGATGCTTACAACTTTGCCATCTGGACAGTTCAAGCTACTGCGCCACCTGAGTCACAGATCAGTGTCGACTTTGAGGATGAAAACGGGATGACTGTCATTGACTCTGGACTGACATCAACTTATATCGCAGGTCGTGGTGTTTTAACCGTTAGTGTACCGGTACATCTTGTGCCGTCGCTCAAGACACCTCAGAATTATACCCAGGGATCTTTTGCGGATCGGTATCTGTCAGTTAATGTCACTGGGCTgccttga